A single window of Mycobacterium sp. ITM-2016-00318 DNA harbors:
- a CDS encoding phosphoglycerate kinase: MGVKTLDDLLAEGVSGRGVLVRSDLNVPLDDDGTITDPGRIIASVPTLKALSDAGAKVVVAAHLGRPKDGPDPKFSLAPVAKALGERLDRHVQLASDVVGTDALARAEGLTDGDILLLENIRFDPRETSKDDGERLTLARQLAELVAAPDGSPGAFVSDGFGVVHRKQASVYDVATLLPHYAGKLVAAEITVLEQLTSSTDRPYAVVLGGSKVSDKLAVIENLATKADSLVIGGGMCFTFLASQGASVGTSLLEEGMIDTCRKLLEDYGDVIHLPVDIVVAEKFAADSPPERVPADQIPDGKMGLDIGPGSVKRFTNLLANARTVFWNGPMGVFEFPAFADGTKGVAQAIIGATEKGAFSVVGGGDSAAAVRQLGLPEDGFSHISTGGGASLEYLEGKTLPGIDVLDT; the protein is encoded by the coding sequence ATGGGCGTCAAGACGCTCGACGACCTTCTCGCTGAGGGTGTTTCGGGCCGAGGCGTGCTGGTCCGCTCGGACCTCAATGTCCCGCTCGACGACGACGGCACCATCACCGACCCCGGCCGCATCATCGCGTCGGTGCCCACGCTGAAGGCGTTGTCCGACGCGGGCGCGAAGGTGGTCGTCGCCGCCCACCTCGGCAGGCCCAAGGACGGCCCCGACCCGAAGTTCTCGCTCGCACCCGTCGCGAAGGCGCTGGGGGAGCGGCTCGACCGCCATGTCCAGCTGGCTAGCGACGTCGTGGGTACCGACGCGCTCGCCCGCGCCGAAGGGCTCACCGACGGTGACATCCTGCTGTTGGAGAACATTCGATTCGACCCGAGGGAAACCAGCAAGGACGACGGCGAACGGCTGACCCTGGCCCGGCAGTTGGCCGAACTCGTTGCGGCACCGGACGGTTCGCCAGGCGCCTTCGTCTCTGACGGCTTCGGTGTCGTGCATCGCAAACAGGCCTCGGTGTATGACGTCGCAACACTGCTGCCGCACTACGCGGGCAAGCTGGTCGCGGCCGAGATCACCGTCCTCGAGCAGCTGACCAGCTCGACCGACCGGCCGTATGCGGTGGTGCTCGGCGGTTCCAAGGTGTCCGACAAGCTGGCCGTCATCGAGAACCTCGCGACGAAGGCCGACAGCTTGGTCATCGGCGGCGGTATGTGCTTCACCTTCCTTGCGTCGCAAGGTGCTTCAGTGGGCACCTCGCTGCTTGAAGAGGGAATGATCGACACCTGCCGCAAGCTGCTCGAGGACTACGGCGACGTGATCCATCTGCCGGTGGACATCGTGGTGGCCGAGAAGTTCGCGGCGGACTCGCCGCCGGAGCGGGTGCCCGCCGACCAGATCCCCGACGGCAAGATGGGTCTCGACATCGGGCCCGGCTCGGTCAAGCGGTTCACCAACCTGCTGGCCAACGCGAGGACCGTTTTCTGGAACGGCCCGATGGGCGTTTTCGAGTTCCCGGCCTTCGCCGACGGCACCAAAGGGGTGGCCCAGGCGATCATCGGCGCGACCGAGAAGGGCGCGTTCAGTGTCGTCGGCGGGGGTGACTCGGCGGCGGCGGTGCGCCAGCTGGGCCTGCCCGAGGACGGCTTCTCGCACATTTCCACCGGCGGTGGGGCCTCTCTGGAATACCTTGAGGGCAAGACGCTTCCCGGTATAGACGTTCTGGACACCTGA
- the tpiA gene encoding triose-phosphate isomerase — MSRKPLIAGNWKMNLNHFEAIALVQKIAFSLPDKYFDKVDVAVLPPFTDLRSVQTLVDGDKLRLTYGAQDLSQHDSGAYTGEISGAFLAKLGCTYVVVGHSERRTYHAEDDALVAAKAAAAFKYELTPIICIGEQLEVREAGNHVEHCVEMLGGSLAGLSAEQIGRSVIAYEPVWAIGTGRVASAADAQEVCKAIRDELGNLADPDVAAGIRVLYGGSVNAKNVGEIVAQEDVDGALVGGASLDGEQFATLSAIAAGGPLP, encoded by the coding sequence ATGAGCCGCAAGCCGCTGATCGCCGGCAACTGGAAGATGAACCTCAACCACTTCGAAGCGATCGCGCTGGTGCAGAAGATCGCCTTCTCGCTACCCGACAAGTACTTCGACAAGGTCGACGTGGCCGTCCTCCCGCCGTTCACCGACCTGCGTAGCGTGCAGACTCTCGTCGACGGCGACAAGCTGCGGCTGACCTACGGTGCACAGGATTTGTCGCAGCACGATTCGGGCGCCTACACCGGTGAGATCAGCGGCGCATTCCTCGCCAAACTGGGGTGCACCTACGTAGTGGTCGGACACTCGGAGCGGCGCACCTACCACGCCGAGGACGATGCGCTGGTCGCCGCGAAGGCCGCCGCGGCGTTCAAGTACGAACTCACCCCGATCATCTGCATCGGTGAGCAGCTCGAGGTCCGCGAGGCGGGCAACCACGTCGAACACTGCGTGGAGATGCTGGGCGGCTCTTTGGCAGGGCTGTCCGCCGAGCAGATCGGCCGGTCGGTCATCGCCTACGAACCGGTGTGGGCGATCGGCACCGGCCGGGTGGCCAGCGCCGCCGACGCGCAGGAGGTCTGCAAGGCCATCCGCGACGAGCTGGGCAACCTGGCCGATCCAGACGTCGCGGCCGGGATCCGGGTGCTGTACGGCGGCTCGGTGAACGCCAAGAACGTGGGCGAGATCGTGGCCCAGGAGGACGTCGACGGCGCGCTGGTCGGGGGCGCGTCGCTCGACGGTGAGCAGTTCGCGACGCTGTCGGCCATCGCCGCAGGCGGACCGCTGCCCTGA
- the secG gene encoding preprotein translocase subunit SecG, which translates to MIFGLQIALLVTSVLVILLVLLHRAKGGGLSTLFGGGVQSSLSGSTVVEKNLDRLTYFVTGIWIVCIIAIALQIKYA; encoded by the coding sequence ATGATATTCGGTCTGCAGATCGCGCTGCTTGTCACCAGCGTTCTGGTGATTCTGCTCGTGCTGCTGCACCGCGCCAAGGGTGGCGGCCTGTCCACCCTGTTCGGCGGCGGCGTGCAGTCCAGCCTGTCGGGGTCGACCGTGGTGGAGAAGAACCTCGACCGGCTGACGTACTTCGTCACCGGCATCTGGATCGTGTGCATCATCGCCATCGCACTGCAGATCAAATACGCCTAG
- the ppc gene encoding phosphoenolpyruvate carboxylase — protein MADGPDISLAPIGSVRRTKVGREATEPMREDIRLLGAILGDTVREQNGEEVFDLVEAARVESFRVRRSEIERTDLAGMFDGIDVRKAIPVIRAFTHFALLANVAEDIHRERRRAIHVVAGEPPQNSSLAATYLRLDSAELDSAAVADVLKGALVSPVITAHPTETRRRTVFDTQHRITELMRLRLHAHTHTADGRDIETELRRNILTLWQTALIRLSRLKIQDEIETGLRYYPAAFLEVIPKVNAEVRTALQARWPDTTLLETPILRPGSWIGGDRDGNPNVTADVVRLATSRAAYTALAHYFVEITALQEELSMSARLVAISDELTALADACHEPARADEPYRRALRVIHAKLTATAQQILDDQPEHELDLGLDRYEAPAELMVDLDVVDGSLRANGSAVLADDRLARLREAVRTFGFHLSGLDMRQNSDVHADVVAELLAWAGVHREYASLDEPDRVELLVTELGTRRPLISEGAELSELARKELDICSAAARAVAVFGPLAVPNYIISMCQSVSDMLEAAVLLKEAGLLDASGPDVYCPVGIVPLFETIDDLQRGASILEAALELPLYRSLVASRGDSHEVMLGYSDSNKDGGYLAANWALYRAELDLVESAGKTGIRLRLFHGRGGTVGRGGGPSYDAILAQPPGAVKGSLRLTEQGEIIAAKYAEPRIAHRNLETLLAATLEASLLDVEGLGEDAGPAYEVLDDLAARAHRAYSDLVHETPGFVDYFKASTPVSEIGALNIGSRPTSRKPTTSISDLRAIPWVLAWSQSRVMLPGWYGTGTAFEEWMAEGEGRLEVVQDLYRRWPFFRTVLSNMAQVLAKSDLGLAARYAELVDDEELRRRVFDKIAAEHERTIRMHGLITGHDDLLADNPALARSVFNRFPYLEPLNHLQVELLRRYRSGDDDELVQRGILLTMSGLATALRNSG, from the coding sequence ATGGCTGACGGACCCGACATCTCGCTGGCGCCGATCGGCTCCGTGCGCCGCACCAAGGTCGGCCGCGAAGCCACCGAGCCGATGCGCGAGGACATCCGCCTGCTCGGCGCCATTCTCGGCGACACGGTGCGCGAACAGAACGGCGAAGAGGTGTTCGACCTCGTCGAGGCTGCCCGTGTCGAGTCCTTCAGGGTGCGCCGCTCGGAGATCGAACGCACGGATCTCGCCGGGATGTTCGACGGCATCGACGTCCGCAAAGCCATCCCCGTCATTCGCGCCTTCACCCACTTCGCGCTGCTCGCCAACGTCGCCGAGGACATCCACCGCGAGCGGCGCCGCGCCATTCATGTCGTTGCGGGCGAGCCCCCACAGAACAGCAGTCTTGCCGCGACGTATCTGCGCCTCGATTCGGCCGAGCTCGACTCGGCGGCCGTTGCCGATGTGCTGAAGGGCGCGCTGGTGTCGCCGGTGATCACCGCGCACCCGACCGAGACGCGTCGGCGCACAGTGTTCGACACCCAGCACCGCATCACCGAGTTGATGCGGCTGCGGCTGCACGCCCACACCCACACCGCCGACGGCCGCGACATCGAGACCGAGTTGCGGCGCAACATCCTGACGCTCTGGCAGACCGCGCTGATCCGGTTGTCCCGGTTGAAGATTCAGGACGAGATCGAGACAGGTCTGCGCTATTATCCGGCCGCCTTCCTCGAGGTCATTCCGAAGGTCAACGCCGAGGTGCGAACGGCCCTGCAGGCCCGCTGGCCGGACACCACGCTGCTCGAAACCCCGATCCTGCGGCCGGGATCGTGGATCGGCGGCGACCGTGACGGCAACCCGAACGTCACCGCGGATGTCGTCCGGCTGGCGACCTCGCGAGCGGCGTACACCGCGCTGGCCCACTACTTCGTCGAGATCACCGCGCTTCAGGAGGAGCTGTCGATGTCGGCGCGGTTGGTCGCGATCAGCGACGAGCTCACGGCTCTTGCCGATGCGTGCCATGAGCCCGCCCGCGCCGACGAGCCGTATCGGCGTGCCCTGCGGGTGATCCACGCGAAGCTGACCGCGACGGCGCAGCAGATCCTCGACGACCAACCCGAACATGAGCTCGACCTCGGCCTCGACCGCTACGAGGCACCGGCCGAACTGATGGTCGACCTTGATGTCGTCGACGGGTCGCTGCGCGCCAACGGGAGCGCAGTGCTGGCCGACGACCGACTTGCGCGGCTGCGGGAAGCCGTCCGCACGTTCGGCTTTCATCTCTCCGGTCTGGATATGCGGCAAAACTCCGATGTGCACGCCGACGTCGTCGCCGAATTGCTGGCGTGGGCGGGTGTCCACCGGGAGTACGCGTCGCTCGATGAGCCGGACCGCGTCGAGCTGCTGGTCACCGAACTCGGTACCCGCAGACCGTTGATCAGCGAGGGCGCCGAATTGTCGGAGTTGGCACGCAAGGAACTCGACATCTGCTCAGCGGCTGCCCGCGCCGTCGCCGTGTTCGGTCCACTCGCGGTGCCGAACTACATCATCTCGATGTGCCAGTCGGTGTCGGACATGCTCGAGGCGGCGGTGCTCTTGAAAGAGGCCGGGCTGCTCGACGCGTCCGGACCGGACGTTTACTGCCCGGTCGGTATCGTGCCGCTTTTCGAGACCATCGACGATCTGCAGCGCGGTGCGTCGATTCTGGAAGCGGCGCTGGAGCTTCCGCTGTATCGATCACTTGTGGCGTCGCGCGGCGACAGCCACGAGGTCATGCTCGGGTACTCCGACTCGAACAAGGACGGCGGATATCTGGCCGCCAACTGGGCGCTCTACCGTGCGGAGCTCGATCTGGTCGAGTCCGCCGGCAAGACCGGAATCCGGTTGCGGCTCTTTCACGGTCGCGGAGGCACGGTCGGCCGGGGCGGCGGACCGAGCTACGACGCGATCCTGGCCCAGCCTCCCGGAGCGGTGAAGGGCTCCCTGCGGCTGACGGAGCAGGGTGAGATCATCGCGGCCAAGTACGCCGAGCCGCGCATCGCGCATCGCAATCTGGAGACGCTGCTCGCGGCGACTCTCGAGGCGTCTCTACTCGACGTCGAGGGTCTCGGAGAGGATGCCGGTCCTGCCTACGAGGTGCTCGATGACCTCGCGGCCCGCGCGCATCGTGCCTACTCCGACCTGGTCCACGAGACGCCCGGTTTCGTCGACTACTTCAAGGCATCGACACCTGTTAGTGAGATCGGCGCGCTGAACATCGGCAGCAGGCCGACGTCACGCAAACCGACCACGTCGATCTCCGACCTGCGGGCGATTCCGTGGGTGCTGGCATGGAGCCAGTCGCGCGTCATGCTGCCCGGTTGGTACGGCACCGGCACGGCCTTCGAGGAATGGATGGCCGAGGGCGAAGGGCGGTTGGAGGTGGTCCAGGATCTCTACCGGCGCTGGCCATTCTTCCGCACCGTGCTGTCGAATATGGCTCAGGTGCTGGCGAAGTCGGACTTGGGGCTCGCGGCACGGTACGCGGAGCTGGTGGACGACGAGGAGCTGCGGAGGCGTGTTTTCGACAAGATCGCCGCCGAACACGAACGGACGATCCGGATGCACGGCCTGATCACCGGACACGATGACCTGCTCGCCGACAATCCGGCGCTGGCGCGCTCGGTGTTCAACCGGTTCCCGTACCTCGAGCCGCTGAACCACCTTCAAGTCGAGCTGTTGCGGCGCTACCGATCCGGTGACGACGACGAACTCGTGCAGCGCGGGATTCTGCTGACGATGAGCGGACTCGCGACCGCGCTCAGGAACAGCGGTTAG
- a CDS encoding ATPase, which produces MADKGVSRTGGVRTGRERIQKLAQAALNADVTVDQVDAILAGLGETLEDLNKSTGNLDATLERFNDTISRINELAPRLNAVVDRLEGIVDRVERIVGIGEAAIAPLAATESAVRGAINAVRRTTRL; this is translated from the coding sequence ATGGCAGACAAGGGCGTCAGCAGGACCGGCGGTGTCCGCACCGGACGCGAGCGGATCCAGAAACTCGCCCAGGCGGCATTGAACGCCGACGTCACGGTCGATCAGGTCGACGCCATCCTCGCCGGGCTGGGTGAGACCCTCGAAGACCTCAACAAGTCGACCGGCAACCTCGATGCCACTCTGGAGCGGTTCAACGACACGATCAGCCGGATCAACGAGTTGGCGCCGCGCCTCAACGCGGTGGTGGACCGTCTCGAGGGCATCGTCGACCGCGTCGAACGCATCGTCGGTATCGGTGAAGCCGCGATTGCCCCGCTGGCCGCGACCGAGTCTGCGGTGCGCGGCGCCATCAACGCGGTGCGCCGGACGACCCGGCTCTAG
- the pgl gene encoding 6-phosphogluconolactonase — protein sequence MTTVIEKFSDKAELVTAVGDRLIGAITDAIAARGRALIVLTGGGTGIGLLEHVRDNGGAIDWSKVRLFWGDERYVPEADDDRNEKQTREALLDHIDIPAANVHAMPASDGEFGDDIDAAALAYEQVLAAIAEDGAPVPDFDVHLLGMGGEGHVNSLFPHTAATRETTRQVVGVTDSPKPPPKRITLTLPAVARSREVWLVVAGAEKADAVAAAVGGADPDDVPAAGAHGREATVWLLDEDAASKL from the coding sequence ATGACCACCGTAATCGAAAAGTTTTCGGACAAAGCAGAACTCGTCACCGCGGTCGGCGACCGCCTGATCGGCGCTATCACCGACGCGATCGCGGCGAGAGGCCGAGCGCTGATCGTGCTTACCGGAGGCGGCACAGGGATCGGACTGCTCGAACACGTGCGGGACAACGGCGGTGCGATCGACTGGTCGAAGGTTCGATTGTTCTGGGGCGACGAGCGTTACGTGCCCGAAGCCGACGACGACCGCAACGAGAAGCAGACGCGCGAGGCCCTGCTCGACCACATTGACATCCCAGCGGCCAACGTGCACGCAATGCCCGCCAGTGACGGCGAATTCGGCGACGACATCGACGCCGCCGCCCTGGCCTACGAGCAGGTGCTCGCGGCGATTGCCGAGGACGGCGCGCCGGTGCCCGATTTCGACGTACATCTGCTCGGGATGGGCGGCGAGGGACACGTCAACTCGCTGTTCCCCCACACCGCAGCGACGCGCGAGACGACGCGGCAGGTGGTCGGTGTGACCGACTCCCCCAAGCCGCCGCCGAAGCGAATCACATTGACGCTTCCCGCCGTTGCGCGCTCGCGCGAGGTGTGGCTGGTGGTTGCAGGCGCCGAGAAGGCCGACGCGGTTGCCGCTGCGGTCGGCGGCGCAGATCCCGACGACGTGCCCGCCGCGGGAGCGCACGGCCGCGAAGCCACCGTGTGGCTGCTCGACGAAGACGCGGCGAGCAAGCTCTAA
- the opcA gene encoding glucose-6-phosphate dehydrogenase assembly protein OpcA, with protein sequence MIVNLPGTTTNDVNKKITGLREEGGALTLSRVLTLVIALDGDEGLEDSIEAANFASREHPCRVIVVLPGDREAAEPTLDAEIRVGADAGTGEVVVLRLNGELAKHANSVVLPFLLPDTPVVAWWPVDAPAVPAENPLGQLAIRRITDATNSGDPLAAIKSRLKSYTAGDTDLAWSRITYWRALLASALDQAPFEPVESALVSGLKDEPALDILAGWLASRIDGKVQRAVGDLKVELHRKSETVTLSRPQTGVTATLTRTSRPQALIPLARRDAKECLAEDMRRLDADEIYFEALAGIDKVQYT encoded by the coding sequence ATGATCGTCAACCTGCCGGGAACCACCACCAACGACGTCAACAAGAAGATCACCGGCCTGCGCGAAGAGGGCGGCGCGCTCACCCTGAGCCGGGTGCTGACGCTGGTGATCGCACTGGACGGCGACGAGGGTCTCGAAGACTCGATCGAGGCCGCCAACTTCGCCAGCCGCGAGCACCCCTGCCGCGTCATCGTGGTCCTGCCCGGCGATCGCGAGGCCGCAGAACCGACGCTGGACGCCGAGATCAGGGTCGGCGCGGACGCAGGCACAGGCGAGGTCGTGGTGTTGCGACTCAACGGTGAACTCGCCAAGCACGCCAACAGCGTGGTGTTGCCGTTCCTGCTGCCGGACACCCCGGTGGTGGCCTGGTGGCCGGTCGATGCTCCCGCCGTTCCCGCAGAGAATCCCTTGGGGCAGTTGGCTATTCGCCGCATCACCGACGCTACCAACAGCGGCGATCCGCTGGCCGCCATCAAGAGCAGGCTGAAGAGCTACACCGCGGGCGACACCGATCTGGCCTGGAGCCGCATCACCTACTGGCGCGCTCTGCTGGCGTCGGCGTTGGATCAGGCGCCGTTCGAACCGGTCGAATCGGCTCTGGTGTCGGGTTTGAAGGACGAACCCGCGCTCGACATCCTCGCGGGCTGGCTGGCGAGCCGGATCGACGGAAAGGTGCAGCGCGCCGTCGGCGACCTCAAGGTCGAACTGCACCGCAAGAGCGAGACGGTCACGTTGAGCCGGCCGCAGACGGGGGTGACCGCCACGCTGACCCGCACCAGCAGGCCGCAGGCTCTGATTCCGTTGGCGCGCAGGGACGCCAAGGAGTGCCTTGCGGAGGACATGCGACGGCTGGACGCCGACGAGATCTACTTCGAGGCGCTCGCAGGCATCGACAAGGTGCAGTACACATGA
- the zwf gene encoding glucose-6-phosphate dehydrogenase, with amino-acid sequence MSAETTSVETSALPSDWRNPLRDKRDKRMPRIPGPCGMVIFGVTGDLATKKLMPAIYDLANRGLLPANFALVGFARRDWADEDFGKLVCDSVRTHARTPYRQEVWDRLAEGIRFVQGTFDDDKAFQRLAETLEKLDAERGTGGNHAFYLSIPPKAFQMVCEQLQKSGLARPQQGRWSRVVIEKPFGHDLASAQELNNTVNSVFPEESVFRIDHYLGKETVQNILALRFANNLYEPIWNNNYVDSVQITMAEDIGLGGRGGYYDGVGAARDVIQNHLVQLMALTAMEEPVSFSPHELQAEKIKVLSATRPMQPLDQTTARGQYMTGWQGSEQVPGLLEEEGFSKDSKTETYAAITLEIDTRRWAGVPFFLRTGKRLGRRVTEIALLFKRAPHLPFDSTMTEELGKNALVIRVQPDEGITLRFGSKVPGSQMEVRDVNMDFSYGSAFAEDSPEAYERLILDMLLGEPSLFPLNQEVELSWKILDPVLDYWAQHGKPDEYESGTWGPESATEMMRRMGREWRRP; translated from the coding sequence ATGAGCGCGGAGACCACGTCCGTCGAGACCTCGGCCCTCCCGTCGGATTGGCGTAACCCGCTGCGCGACAAGCGGGACAAGCGCATGCCCCGCATCCCGGGTCCGTGCGGGATGGTCATCTTCGGCGTCACGGGGGATCTCGCCACCAAGAAGTTGATGCCTGCCATCTACGACTTGGCCAACAGAGGGTTGCTGCCTGCCAACTTCGCCCTGGTGGGATTCGCCAGGCGGGACTGGGCCGACGAAGATTTCGGCAAGCTTGTATGCGACTCCGTCCGCACGCACGCCCGCACTCCGTACCGGCAGGAAGTGTGGGACCGACTGGCCGAGGGAATCCGGTTCGTCCAAGGCACATTCGACGACGACAAGGCTTTCCAGCGGCTGGCCGAGACGCTCGAGAAGCTCGACGCAGAACGGGGCACCGGCGGCAATCACGCGTTCTACCTGTCGATTCCGCCGAAGGCCTTCCAGATGGTGTGCGAACAGCTGCAGAAGTCGGGCCTAGCCCGGCCGCAGCAGGGACGCTGGAGCCGGGTCGTCATCGAGAAGCCGTTCGGCCACGACTTGGCAAGCGCCCAGGAACTGAACAACACCGTCAACAGTGTGTTTCCCGAAGAGTCGGTGTTCCGCATCGACCACTACCTCGGCAAGGAGACCGTGCAGAACATCCTGGCGCTGCGATTCGCCAATAACCTGTACGAGCCGATCTGGAACAACAACTACGTCGACAGCGTGCAGATCACCATGGCCGAAGACATCGGTCTTGGCGGCCGAGGCGGCTACTACGACGGCGTCGGCGCCGCCCGCGACGTGATCCAGAACCACCTCGTTCAGCTGATGGCGCTCACGGCGATGGAGGAACCGGTCAGTTTCAGCCCGCACGAGCTGCAGGCCGAGAAGATCAAGGTGCTCTCGGCGACACGTCCGATGCAGCCGCTGGACCAGACCACCGCCCGCGGCCAGTACATGACGGGCTGGCAGGGCAGCGAGCAGGTGCCCGGCCTGCTCGAAGAGGAGGGCTTCTCGAAGGACTCCAAAACCGAGACGTACGCCGCGATCACCCTGGAAATCGACACCCGGCGGTGGGCGGGCGTGCCGTTCTTCCTGCGGACCGGAAAGCGGCTGGGCCGCAGGGTAACCGAGATCGCGCTGCTCTTCAAGCGGGCGCCGCACCTGCCGTTCGACTCCACGATGACCGAAGAGCTCGGCAAGAACGCGTTGGTGATCCGGGTGCAGCCCGACGAAGGCATCACCTTGCGGTTCGGGTCGAAGGTGCCCGGCAGCCAGATGGAAGTCCGCGACGTCAACATGGACTTCTCCTACGGGTCGGCCTTCGCGGAGGACTCCCCCGAGGCCTACGAGCGGTTGATCCTCGACATGCTGCTGGGCGAGCCGTCGCTGTTCCCGCTCAACCAGGAAGTCGAATTGTCCTGGAAGATACTCGATCCCGTGCTCGACTATTGGGCGCAGCACGGCAAGCCCGACGAATACGAATCCGGAACCTGGGGACCCGAATCAGCGACCGAGATGATGCGCCGCATGGGTCGCGAATGGAGGCGGCCGTGA
- the tal gene encoding transaldolase, whose protein sequence is MAQNKNLAALSAAGVSVWLDDLSRDRLQTGNLQELIDTKCVVGVTTNPSIFQAALSKGNSYDDQVRELAERGADVDATIRTVTTDDVRNACDVLRPQWESSEGVDGRVSIEVDPRLAHETDKTVQQAIELWKIVDRPNLFIKIPAMMEGLPAITSVLAEGISVNVTLIFSVERHREVMDAYLAGLEKAKQAGHDLSKIHSVASFFVSRVDTEIDKRLEKIGTDEALALRGQAGVANARLAYAAYEEVFVGGDRFEALKADGARVQRPLWASTGVKNPDYSDTLYVTELVAPNTVNTMPEKTIDSVADHGVINGDTVTGTADAAQEIFDKLAGVGIDMRDVFLTLENEGVEKFEKSWEELLDETQTQLDDKK, encoded by the coding sequence ATGGCTCAGAACAAGAATCTCGCCGCGCTGTCCGCGGCGGGCGTTTCCGTATGGCTCGACGACCTGTCCCGCGACCGGCTGCAGACCGGCAACCTGCAGGAGCTCATCGACACCAAATGTGTTGTGGGAGTGACCACCAACCCGTCGATTTTTCAGGCGGCACTGTCGAAGGGCAACTCCTACGACGACCAGGTGAGGGAGTTGGCCGAGCGCGGCGCCGACGTGGACGCCACGATCCGCACCGTCACCACCGACGACGTCCGCAACGCCTGCGATGTGCTGCGTCCCCAGTGGGAGTCCTCTGAAGGCGTCGACGGCAGGGTGTCGATCGAGGTCGACCCGCGGTTGGCCCATGAGACCGACAAAACCGTCCAGCAGGCGATCGAGCTGTGGAAGATCGTCGACCGGCCGAACCTCTTCATCAAGATCCCCGCCATGATGGAGGGCCTGCCCGCGATCACGTCCGTGCTCGCCGAGGGAATCTCGGTCAACGTGACCCTTATCTTCTCCGTCGAACGACACCGTGAGGTGATGGACGCCTACCTCGCCGGTCTGGAGAAGGCTAAGCAAGCGGGCCACGATCTTTCCAAGATCCACTCCGTCGCATCATTTTTCGTCTCACGTGTGGACACCGAGATCGACAAGCGGCTGGAGAAGATCGGTACCGACGAGGCGCTCGCGCTGCGCGGGCAGGCGGGCGTGGCCAATGCCCGGTTGGCGTACGCCGCATACGAAGAGGTGTTCGTCGGCGGTGACCGCTTCGAGGCGCTCAAGGCAGACGGCGCACGGGTGCAGCGGCCGCTGTGGGCGTCGACCGGCGTGAAGAACCCCGACTACTCCGACACGTTGTACGTCACCGAGCTCGTCGCTCCCAACACCGTCAACACCATGCCGGAGAAGACCATTGACTCCGTCGCCGATCACGGCGTCATCAACGGCGACACGGTCACCGGCACAGCCGACGCCGCGCAGGAGATCTTCGACAAGCTTGCCGGGGTCGGCATCGACATGCGTGACGTCTTCCTCACTTTGGAGAACGAAGGGGTGGAGAAATTCGAGAAGTCGTGGGAGGAACTGCTCGACGAGACGCAGACTCAGCTCGACGACAAGAAATGA